Part of the Geminocystis sp. M7585_C2015_104 genome, GGGTGGCAAGCCCAGTGGCTGGAAATGAAAAAGGCGGGTATTAATCCGTACAGAGACTTGAAAGAATTGACCTTTGCCGGAGAACATGACAAGGTAGTATATGCTGTGAGAGATGGAAAAGTAGACGTGGGAGCGGTAAGAACCGATGTTCTAGAATCAATGCAGGAGGAGGGGAAAATTAAACTAGAAGACTTTGTGGTCATCAATCAGAGAACAGAATTAGCCGACAGATTCCCCTTCCTAGTCAGTACCGACCTTTACCCGGAATGGCCCTTTTCGGCTACGAAAAATACACCCCCCAGGATAGCAGAACTGGTGTCCTCTGCCCTGTTGAAAATGCCAGAAGATGCTAAGGCAGCAAAGGATGCGGGTGTAGGGGGATGGACAGTACCAGGTAACTATCGTAAGATAGATGACTTGTTTTATGAGCTACAAATAGGACGGTATGAACACCTGAGAAAATTAAACTGGGTAGGTTTTGTCCAGAAATATTGGTACTTATTTTCCGGTGGTGCCATCTTGGTAGTAATACTGATTGCAACCTTCATCATATACCAACAACAACAGTCCCGCAAGGCCATCGAAAAACTGGCGGAGGAGAGAAAGCAAGAAAAAGAAAGACTGGAAAAAGAAATATATCAGCTTATAGAAGAAGTACAGGGTGCACTAGAAGGGGACTTAACAGTAAGGGCAAGTCTAACCTCCATGGAAATGAGTACTGTGGCCGACTTGTTTAACGCCATCACTGACAGTTTACGAGATATTGCCCTAGAGGCCAGAGTCTCCAGCAACGAGGTAGTCAGGGCCCTGGGGGACAACGCTGAGTTCATCCAAATGCTCGCATCTCAGGCGTTGGCCGAGTCTAGAAAAACCCGTGAGGCTCTGGAGTCCATTGAGACAATGTCGGAACAAGTAAACCAGGTGGCTCAAACGGCCAATAAAGTCTCCTTCCTAGCAGAAGACGCCTATCAAGAAACCCAAAAAAGCAGTAGTGTTATGGACGATACAGTGGAGGGGATCCTCCGGGTGAGGGGCACTATAGCCGAAACTGCTAAAAAAATGAAGATACTGGGGGAATCCTCCCAGAAAATTTCTCAAGCGGTATCCCTCATCGAAGAAATAGCCCTCAAAACCACCCTCCTGGCCATCAACGCCAGTGTGGAAGCCAGTCGTGCCGGTGAACAAGGACAGGGTTTCACCATTGTAGCAGAACAGGTGGGGGCATTGGCAGAACAATCGGCTGAAGCCACCAAGACAATCGCCCAAATGGTGGCGGAAATACAACAGGAAACCCAAGATGTAGCGGAGGCCATGGAGATGACCACAGCGGAAGTTGTATATACCACCAACCAGGTAGAGTCCGCCAAACAGAGTCTAAACCAGGTGTTGGAACTCTCTCGCAGTATTGACGAGTTGATGAAATACATCTCCGAATCCACCGCCTCCCAAACAGAGACTTCTCGAAAACTCACCCAGCTTATGGAAGAATTGGCCAGGGAATCGGAAGAAAGATTACAACTGTCTCAAAAAGTAGCAGAATCAATCATCTCCACAGCCAATATTGCCAAGCAACTACAAAGCGCAGTGGAAAAATTCAAAGTCGACTAACAGGGGATATAGCCTATGGATGAACAACAACTACGTTTAAATTTCCTGGCAGAAGCAGAAGACTGTCTTAACCAGGCAGAATCGGTATTACTACACCTCAGTCAACTGCAAACCCAGCAAGGGGACATAAAAGAACAACTGGACTTGGCCCTGAGGGCAATTCACTCCATTAAGGGAGGTGCAGGGATGATGGGATTTGCCACCCTCAGTAAAGCCTCCCACCGTTTAGAGGACTTTCTCAAGCTCGTCAGACTACACCACCATTCTACCCCCGTTAGCACCGAGGTGGAAAGTCTATTGCTGGCCTGTATTGACGGACTGCGCCTGATGGTAGAATTGCACTACCAGGGGAAGGAGATAGAAGATATTTGGCTAAAACAGACATTAGAGCCCATTTTCGAGCAATTAAGACAAAACTTGGGTGAAATTACCCCCGAAGACGAACAACGCCTTTTGGCAGAAAAAAATCAAACCTCAGAAGCACTATTGCTCTTTTGCGAGGGAGCAGAACCAGTTGTAGACGAGTTGGAAGCAAAGGTAAACACGCTGCCACCAGAAGAAAAAGTCCCGACCCTACTTTCCGCCTGTGAACAACTGCTGTTTTTAGGGCAAATGGCCCCCCTACAACCCTTTGTAGAATTATGTGAATCTATACAAAATACAGCTCTCCTCACTCCACCCCATCAAATCGACTCCCTCATCCAAGAAGCCATCACTGCCTGGCGACGTTCCCTAGGTTTAGTACTACGCAATAATATAGACAAGATACCAAGGAGCCTAGGGGAAACCACAGAGACAACCCCCTCCACCGTAACCCCCTCCACTACAACAACAGAATCCACAGTAACAGGGGCAAGAGTAACGGAAGAGGAAAACCCCTTAGACAAAGAAACACTAACCCTAACCCTGGAAAATATACCCCTAGCCCTTGAGGGAGAGGAAATTACTATTGAGGAATTACAAAAGCTGCAAAAGGCCCTAGAAATCATTGAACAAACAGAAGAAAAACCCCCCCTTGAAGACTGCCCCATTCCCCAATCCCTATCCCCTACTACCCCATCGCCAAACCCCAAACCCCAACCCCTGGTAAGGGTGCCCCAAGAATACCTCTCCCAACTCACCACCCTCTTGGGCAAAATGATTTTAGAGCGTAACCAGGTTAATTCCTTCCTCCGCCAACTACAGGAGAACACCAAGTTACTACAAAAGAGACTCAGTCATTTAAACCACTGCCATAAACAGTTGAGGACGTGGTACGATCGTGCCAGCACTGAGGTTTATAAGGCCGTTGAAGAAAAAGGGGAAAATGTCAGTAGTTTTGACGCCCTGGAAATGGATCGCTACAGTGACTTACACCTTTTCTTCCAGGAGGGAATGGAAACCCTTGTCCAACTACAGGAGGTGGGCACCGACTTAGATTTAAGTTTAGAACAATTAAAACAGGCCGTACAACAGTTGAATTTCATCATAGGCGCATTACAGAAAAAGGCCACCGCCCTTTCCATGCGGCCCTTTGGCGAATTAGTAAAAGGTTTCCCCCGTCTGATAAGGGATTTGAGTGTCAGGTTTAACAAGAGGGTGGAACTGAAAATCGAGGGAGAAAATACACTCTTAGAGCGCCCCCTGGTAGAAGCCCTACAAACCCCTCTTAATCACCTGGTGCGCAATGCCTTCGCTCATGGCATCGAGGAAGAAGAAGTCCGCACCCTTTCCGGCAAACCCCCCCATGGCACCATATCTCTTAAGGCTTTCAACCGCGGGACAAAAACTATTATCACCGTCAGTGATGACGGCCGGGGTATTTCCTTGGAAAAAATTAAGGATCGCCTCCTGGAAATGGGCATCCCTCTCCAGGATATTGAGCAAATGTCCGAAACTCAACTGTTGCATCAAATATTTCAACCGGGATTCAGTACAGCAGGCCAAGTTACAGAGTTGGCAGGCAGGGGCGTTGGCATGGATGCAGTAAAAGAGGCTATTGAGAAAATCGGCGGCACCCTTACTGTCCAAACCGAGGCAGGTAAGGGGACTACCTTTACCATCACTATACCCTTCAACCTTTCCGTCAGCCGTGTCCTTCTGGTAGAAACTGCGGGCTTCATGTATGCTATCCCTATTACGGCTGTAAGGGAGATACTCCATTTGCCCTCCGCCGATGGACTGTCAGAATTCTTCTGGAAAGACAAAACTCTTCCCCTCGTCCACCCACGGCATATCCTAACCTTCAGTCGTGGCTTGACATTGCCACCAGAATTCGGCCAACCCCCCCTAATTGACAAGACTTGTATCGTGATTGTGGGGGATGACCATCATCTTGTCGGTGTTAGCATAGACAGACTCTGGGGAGAAGAAGAAGTCTCTATCCGTCCCATTGAAAGTGTTATATCTCCCCCTCCCTATGTTATTGGTTCATTCTTATTAGGGGATGGACGTGTTTTGCCTTTGATTGAACCCATGGGGATGTTACAATCTGTTGTCATCTCCACCCCCCTGGACAATTACTCTCCCACCCCCCCCACTATTAATAAGTCCTCCCAAAAAACCGTAATGGTGGTAGACGATTCCGTGGCAGTTCGTCTTCATCTTACCAAACTGTTGGAAGAGGCCGGGTATCGTGTTGAACAAGCGAAAAATGGCCAAGAAGCCGTTGACAAACTCCTTGCAGGCTTGCCAGTCAATGCCGTGATTTGTGATATAGAAATGCCCCGTCTTGATGGTTACGGCGTCTTAGAGGAAGTGAAAGGTAAACGGGAATTTACATCTCTTCCTATCATAATGTTGACCTCCCGCACCAGCGAAAAACACCGCAAACTGGCCCTCAACTTGGGCGCTAGCGCCTATTTTGGCAAACCTTACAACGAACGGGAATTACTCCACACTCTCAACCAACTGGTACAGCATTCATGATTTAGTGGTATCGTTTTCCGTGAGAAATATTTAAAGAAAATTTAAATTCCTTAATAAAAAACCCGAAAAAACCCGGAACCATGGGAAGCAGTGCACAGAAAATAGTGTTTAGGGGATACTATTTAGCGACGGGAGGATGACCCCGGTTTATCTTATCTTCGAAGCGCTCCTGTCCCTTTCTCAGTAAAAATCCTGTGTTCTAGATTTTTTTTATTAACTAAACAGCAAGAAATTAGTAAATTCCCCAGGATTTAATAATAGGATAAAAATATAAAAAACTGCCCTTTATTTGGGTATAAAGTTGCTATTTTGAGAAAAGAGGGGTATAATACTCAAGTAAGATAGAGGTAAAGTAAAAAAAAAGAAAGAACCAATAAACACCAGAAAATTAGGTCCACGCCCGGACTATGACAGTGACTGCTTTTTTGCGGGCCGCGGTGATGGCTGTTAACAAAAGGCAAAAAAATCTTCATCTCCACAAAATTTACACAATCTTTTTTCACAATAGAGGGCATAGGAAGAACAAAAAAACTAATACAACCAACCCACTGGAAAGGAACTAGTATCGGAGGCGCAAGGGAAATGGCTGACAAATTCGACTTCTCCCAGGCTGTACAACAGATAATAGACTCCAAGAAAACTGGCCACTGGCAAATAAGGACAGAGTCAGTAAAATGGGATCTGTATTGGCAGGAGGGCAAAATACTCTACGCCCAACACTCCTTACAATCCCTGGAAACCCTCACCTATCACCTCATGAGAATATCCCCCGCCGCCATGGCTAAACTCCCCACTAATCTAGTGGTGGATAAAAACAATCACTTCCGACTCCTGCCCATTGTAAGAAGAATATACGACAGCAAGATTATTTCCCATACGGAAAAATTGTTTCTAGTGAAAGAAATCAGCCAAGACGCCCTAGAATCACTTATATGTCTGTCTCACTGCGAAAGTGAATGGCTGACCACTAATACTACATATCTGGAAGAATTGAAGACAACAGTGGGGGACAATCTATTTGAGGCTAAATCCCTGTTAAGACTGTGCCAAATCCGCCTACAACAATGGGAAAAACTCTACCCCATAGTATCCCCCCACCAACGCCCCATACTCATCAACCCCAGTCTGTTTATTAACAACCCAACCGTGGAAGGGGTAACACTGTCTCCAGCAGTCTTGGCACAACTGGCTAAACTCATGAAGGGTTTGAGCATCCGCCAGTTGAGCTTCCTGTTAAAACAAGACGAGTTGAAATTTGCCCAACTGTTGTATCCCTACGTCGAACAGGGAATTATCACCATAAACCCCCCCAAAGCCCCACTAGACGAACTTCCCACCCCCCTTTCCCGCCACGAGAAACCTTCCGCCTCTACTTCCACCTCTGTGCCGGTACTTCAATTGGTAGCTACAGAGCCGTTACAAACCAGGGAAAGACAGGAAAAGGCCACATTAACATCCCTGTCCCACAGATCAGAAAAGGTGGAAGAACAGTCAAAACCGGCAGAAGACATTGAAATAGAAGGTAAATATAAAGTTGTGTGTATTGACGACAGCCCCACGGCCCTACAAACCATGAGGAAGTATTTAACAGAAGAAGGCTTTGAGGTGGTAACCGTAGATAATCCCATGAGGTCGGTTTCTTGTCTGTTTCAAACCAAGCCAGACTTGATTTTAATGGATCTGTCCATGCCAGGCATAAACGGCAATAGACTATCTAAAATCCTTAAAAGTAGTTCGGCTTTCAAGGA contains:
- a CDS encoding response regulator — translated: MDEQQLRLNFLAEAEDCLNQAESVLLHLSQLQTQQGDIKEQLDLALRAIHSIKGGAGMMGFATLSKASHRLEDFLKLVRLHHHSTPVSTEVESLLLACIDGLRLMVELHYQGKEIEDIWLKQTLEPIFEQLRQNLGEITPEDEQRLLAEKNQTSEALLLFCEGAEPVVDELEAKVNTLPPEEKVPTLLSACEQLLFLGQMAPLQPFVELCESIQNTALLTPPHQIDSLIQEAITAWRRSLGLVLRNNIDKIPRSLGETTETTPSTVTPSTTTTESTVTGARVTEEENPLDKETLTLTLENIPLALEGEEITIEELQKLQKALEIIEQTEEKPPLEDCPIPQSLSPTTPSPNPKPQPLVRVPQEYLSQLTTLLGKMILERNQVNSFLRQLQENTKLLQKRLSHLNHCHKQLRTWYDRASTEVYKAVEEKGENVSSFDALEMDRYSDLHLFFQEGMETLVQLQEVGTDLDLSLEQLKQAVQQLNFIIGALQKKATALSMRPFGELVKGFPRLIRDLSVRFNKRVELKIEGENTLLERPLVEALQTPLNHLVRNAFAHGIEEEEVRTLSGKPPHGTISLKAFNRGTKTIITVSDDGRGISLEKIKDRLLEMGIPLQDIEQMSETQLLHQIFQPGFSTAGQVTELAGRGVGMDAVKEAIEKIGGTLTVQTEAGKGTTFTITIPFNLSVSRVLLVETAGFMYAIPITAVREILHLPSADGLSEFFWKDKTLPLVHPRHILTFSRGLTLPPEFGQPPLIDKTCIVIVGDDHHLVGVSIDRLWGEEEVSIRPIESVISPPPYVIGSFLLGDGRVLPLIEPMGMLQSVVISTPLDNYSPTPPTINKSSQKTVMVVDDSVAVRLHLTKLLEEAGYRVEQAKNGQEAVDKLLAGLPVNAVICDIEMPRLDGYGVLEEVKGKREFTSLPIIMLTSRTSEKHRKLALNLGASAYFGKPYNERELLHTLNQLVQHS
- a CDS encoding response regulator, whose protein sequence is MADKFDFSQAVQQIIDSKKTGHWQIRTESVKWDLYWQEGKILYAQHSLQSLETLTYHLMRISPAAMAKLPTNLVVDKNNHFRLLPIVRRIYDSKIISHTEKLFLVKEISQDALESLICLSHCESEWLTTNTTYLEELKTTVGDNLFEAKSLLRLCQIRLQQWEKLYPIVSPHQRPILINPSLFINNPTVEGVTLSPAVLAQLAKLMKGLSIRQLSFLLKQDELKFAQLLYPYVEQGIITINPPKAPLDELPTPLSRHEKPSASTSTSVPVLQLVATEPLQTRERQEKATLTSLSHRSEKVEEQSKPAEDIEIEGKYKVVCIDDSPTALQTMRKYLTEEGFEVVTVDNPMRSVSCLFQTKPDLILMDLSMPGINGNRLSKILKSSSAFKDVPIVVVSGNASALTPVQLEEMGGKDFLAKPFKKEDLLRVVKRCLAKRFSTPIAAVKSA
- a CDS encoding PhnD/SsuA/transferrin family substrate-binding protein, translating into MRIRKPKSLILATVIMVNILAGGTTVTASIARNIIDKTIDKTETPTEATVRQDTLVSQNQPAISNDTETPTPPQQDSSRRAYKIGVLALRGKENALRRWQATADYLTREVPEAGGFEIVALDFREIEEATKKGTIDFVLTNPGMFVDLETDYDIYRIATMKNKKLGRVLTEFGGVIFRRRDRNDIQTLKDLKGKTMMAVDEKSLGGWQAQWLEMKKAGINPYRDLKELTFAGEHDKVVYAVRDGKVDVGAVRTDVLESMQEEGKIKLEDFVVINQRTELADRFPFLVSTDLYPEWPFSATKNTPPRIAELVSSALLKMPEDAKAAKDAGVGGWTVPGNYRKIDDLFYELQIGRYEHLRKLNWVGFVQKYWYLFSGGAILVVILIATFIIYQQQQSRKAIEKLAEERKQEKERLEKEIYQLIEEVQGALEGDLTVRASLTSMEMSTVADLFNAITDSLRDIALEARVSSNEVVRALGDNAEFIQMLASQALAESRKTREALESIETMSEQVNQVAQTANKVSFLAEDAYQETQKSSSVMDDTVEGILRVRGTIAETAKKMKILGESSQKISQAVSLIEEIALKTTLLAINASVEASRAGEQGQGFTIVAEQVGALAEQSAEATKTIAQMVAEIQQETQDVAEAMEMTTAEVVYTTNQVESAKQSLNQVLELSRSIDELMKYISESTASQTETSRKLTQLMEELARESEERLQLSQKVAESIISTANIAKQLQSAVEKFKVD